The genomic segment CGCATGCGGCAGCCGCTCAACGGCCTGCGCCGGCTGGCCGACGTGGAGGCGCTGGTCGAGCAGGAGAAGGCCCGCGGCTCGCGCGCGCCTTAGTCCTTGGTGGGCTTGGCCGGGGCGTACCGCGGCACGTACTCCTGGCCGGTGAGCTTCTGGATCTCGGCCATCAGCTCGTCGGTGAGCGCGCGCAGCGAGGTGCGGTCGTCGCCGCGGCCCTCGGGGTCGATCGGCTTGCCGAACTTGACCGTGACGGCGCCCCGGGCCGGCTTGGGCAGCAGCTGGCCGATGGGCTGCACCTTCTCGGTGCCGATCATGCCGACCGGGATGATCGGCACGCCGGCCGCCACCGCGAGCCGGGCCGTGCCGGTGCGGCCGCGGTAGAGCTTGCCGTCGGGCGAGCGCGTGCCTTCGGGATAGATCGCGACCGCGTCACCGGCCTTGAGCACCGGGATCGCGCCGTCGAAGGCCGTCAGCGCGGCCCGGCCGCCGCCGCGCTCGACCCGGATCGCGCCCAGCCCGTTCATCAGGCTGCGGTTGAACCAGCCCTTGATCCCGGTGCCGTTGAAGTAGTCCGACTTGGCCCAGAAGGCCAGGTGGCGGGGCTGCACCGAGCCCAGGAAGAGTTCGTCGGCGACGGACAGGTGGTTGCCGGCGAAGATCACACCACCGGTCTTGGGGATGTGCTCGAGGCCCTCGACTCGCGGGCGCCATCCGAGCATCATCACGTTGCCGACGGTGAGCTTGCCGATCGTGTAGAGCAGCGGCAACTGAGGTTCCTCCGGGGACAAAGGACGAGCGCAAACGTGTGGGGAGCGCGGTCAGGTTACCGGAGGGGAACCCGGAAGTCCCCGTCGATCCCGCCGACCGGCCCGGACATTTCCCGACAGAGACGGCAAATGCCCGGGCCGAGTCGCTGGATTCACACGGCCTTGGCCACCCGGACGGTCACCTGGTCGCCCTCGCCGACCTCGCCGGCGAAGCCACTCTCCCCAGCTTCCACCGACGTCAGCAAGGTCGCCAGGGTCTCCGCGGCCACGAACTCGCGGTGCGTCTCGACGGCGGCCCGCACGGGCCCGGCCGCCGACACGACGAGCGAGATCCGGTCCGACACGTCGAGTCCGGCGTCCCGCCGGGCCTGCTGCACCACCCGGATCACGTCGCGGGCCAGACCCTCGGCCGTCAGCTCCGGGGTGACCGCGGTGTCGAGCACCACGACGCCCGCCCCGCCGGGCAGCGGCGCCGAGTTCTCGACGTCCGCCGCGACCAGCTTGAGCTCGTACTCGCCCTCGGCCAGGGTCACCCCCGCCGCGACCGGGGCGCCGTCCACGAGCTGCCACTCGCCCGCCTTGACGGCCTTGATCACCTGCTGCACCTGCCGGCCGACGCGCGGGCCGAGGACCCGGGGCACGACGGTCAGCACCTGCTCGCAGTACGCGGCCACGTCGCCGGTGAACACCACGTCCTTGACGTTGACCTCGTCGGCCACCAGGTCGCCCAGGCTCTGCAAGGCCGAAGCGTCGGCGGTGGCCACGGTCAGCTTGGCCAGGGGCAGCCGCACACGCAGGCCCCGCGCCTTGCGCAGCGACAGGGCGGCCGAGGCGACCTCGCGGATCGCGTCCATCGAGGCGACCAGCTCGTGGTCGGCCGGGAAGTCCGCGGCGGCGGGCCAGTCGGTCAGGTGCACCGAGCGGCCACCGGTCAGGCCCCGCCAGATCTCCTCGGCGGTCAGCGGGGCGAGCGGGGCGACCACGCGGCAGAGGGTCTCCAGCACCGTGGCCAGGGTGTCGAACGCGTCCTCGCTGCCCGCCCAGAACCGGTCGCGCGAACGGCGGACGTACCAGTTGGTCAACGCGTCCAGGAACGACCTGATGGAGCCGGCCGCGCCCGAGATGTCGTACTCGTCCATCTGCCGCTGCACGTCGGTGACGAGCTCGTTGGTCTTGGCCAGCACGTAACGGTCCAGCAGGTCCCGCGAGTCCGTCCTGAATGCCGCGACATGACCGGACGCGTTGGCGTAGAGCGTGAAGAAATACCAGACGTTCCAGAGCGGCAACAACACCTGCCGTACGGAGTCACGGATCGCCACCTCGGTGACGGGCATGTCCCCGCCCCGCAGCACCGGCGACGACATCAGCATCCAGCGCATGGCGTCCGACCCGTACGAGTCGAAGACCTTGTAGACGTCCGGGTAGTTGCGCAGCGACTTGGACATCTTGCGCCCGTCCTCGCCGAGCAGGATGCCGTGGCTGAGGCAGTTGCGGAACGCGGGCCGGTCGAACAGCGCCGTGGCCAGCACGTGCATGGTGTAGAACCAGCCGCGGGTCTGGCCGATGTATTCGACGATGAAGTCGCCCGGGTAGTGGTGCTCGAACCAGTCCTTGTTCTCGAACGGGTAGTGCACCTGGGCGAACGGCATCGACCCGGACTCGAACCAGCAGTCGAGCACCTCGGGCACGCGGCGCATGGTCGACTTGCCGGTCGGGTCGTCCGGGTTCGGGCGGGTCAGCTCATCCACGTACGGGCGGTGCAGGTCCTCGATCGTCACCCCGAAGTCGCGTTGCATCTCCTCGAACGAGCCGTAGACGTCCACCCGCGGGTAGTTCGGGTCGTCGGACTTCCACACCGGGATCGGCGAACCCCAGAACCGGTTGCGCGAGATCGACCAGTCGCGGGCGTTGGCCAGCCACTTGCCGAACGAGCCGTCCTTGATGTGGGCCGGGGTCCAGGTGATCTCCTGGTTGAGCTCGACCATGCGGTCGCGGAACTTCGTCACGGCCACGAACCACGACGACACCGCCTTGTAGACCAGCGGGGTGTCGCAGCGCCAGCAGTGCGGGTACGAGTGCGTGTAGCCCTCGTGCCGCAGCACCACGCCGCGGCCCTTCAGATCGGCGATGATCGGCTTGTTGGCCTCGAACACCTGCACGCCCTGCCAGTCGGGCACGAGCGCGGTGAAACGGGTGTGGTCGTCCACGGTGACCACGGTCGGGATGCCGGCCGCGTTGCAGACGTTCTGGTCGTCCTCACCGAAGGCCGGGGCCTGGTGCACGACGCCGGTGCCGTCCTCGTCGCTCACGTAGTCGGCCGCGAGCACCTGGAAGGCGTTCGGCCCGCCCTGCTCGACCAGGAAGTCGAAGAGCGGCTCGTAGCGCCGGCCGGCCAGCTCGCTGCCCAGGACGGTGCCGACCTGGGTCCAGCCCTCCAGCTCTTTCCCGTACGAGGGGACCCTGGACGCCCCCATGATGAGCCGCCGGCCGTCCTTCTCGAGGATCGCGTACTGCAGGGACGGGCCGACGGCCAGCGCGAGGTTGGACGGCAGGGTCCACGGCGTGGTTGTCCACACCGCGATGTCCTCGCCCGTCTCCAACCGGAACGTCACGGTCAGCGCCGGGTCGGTGCGGTCCCGGTAGACGTCGTCCATCCGGGTCTCGGTGTTCGACAGCGGGGTCTCGCACCGGAAGCAGTAGGCCAGCACGCGGAAGCCCTCGTAGACCAGGCCCTTGTCGTGCAGGGTCTTGAACGCCCACATGACCGACTCCATGTAACTGGGGTCGAGGGTCTTGTAGTCGTCGGCGAAGTCGACCCAGCGGGCCTGGCGCGTGACGTAGCGCTCCCAGTCCTTGGTGTACGCGAGCACGGAGCTGCGGCAGGCCTCGTTGAACTTGTCGATGCCGAGCTCGACGATCTGCGCCTTGGTGGTGATGCCGAGCTGCTTCTCCGCCTCCACCTCGGCCGGCAGGCCGTGCGTGTCCCAGCCGAAACGGCGCTCCACGTGCTTGCCCCGCATGGCCTGATACCGCGGCACCAGGTCCTTCACGTAGCCGGTGAACAGGTGGCCGTAGTGCGGCAGCCCGTTGGCGAACGGCGGGCCGTCGTAGAAGACGTACTCGTTGCTGCCGTTCGTGCCGGCCGGGCGCTGCTCGACCGACGCCTCGAACGTCTTGTCGGCGGCCCAGTGCTCGAGGACGGCCCGCTCCACGGCGGGCAGGTCGGGGCTGGCCGGCACGCCACTCGCGTCGGTGTGCTGGGGATAGGCCATCGGTGGAACTCCTCGTAGCAGTCGTCGGACTGCGAGGACGAACGCTTGACGCGCCGCGGTACCACCTCGCTTGACGGATCGCTCCGCCCGCTCATTTCTCTCGGCTGCCGCCACCCGGTTCTACTGAGACCCCGCGGGCCCGTTCTTCCGGAAGCTCCCCGGTGATGGCCGGATCGTCGCCTGCACCGACAACGATACCGGCCATCGCACGTCAATTACCGCCGAGGGGCCGGCAGGGTCGTGCTCCAGAGGGACTTGCCGTCGCGGTCGCGCAGGTTGACCGTGAACGCCCGGGACTCGCCGTCGATCTCCACCTCGCCGAAGTGCTGGAAGCCGTCGGCCGGCGACGTGTTGGCCACGGGCGGCGCGTTCACGAAGTGGGTCCGCGGCCCGAACGTGCCGTCGAGCGCGTTCGGGCCGAAGGCACCGGCGTGGGCCGGGCCCGACACGAACTCCCAGAACGGGGTGAAGTCCTGCACCGCCGCGCGGGCCGGGTCGTAGTGCACCGCCTGGGTGTAGTGCACGTCGGCGGTGAGCAGCACGATGCCGGTGACACCGTGCCGGTGGGCCGACTGCAGCACCTGGGCGAACTCCAGCTCGCGGCCCTTCGGCGCGCCCGGGTCGCCCTGGGCCACCCCCTCCTGCGCGGCCGCGCCGTCCGGCACGACCAGGCCGAGCGGCAGGTCGTTGGCGATCACCTTCCAGGTCGCACGCGACTCCCGCAGCCCCCGGATCAACCATTCCCGCTGTTCCCGGCCCAGCAGACCCCGGTTCGGGTCGGCGTAGGTGTTGCCGTCGTTGACGTCCTTGAAGGTGCGCATGTCGAGCACGAAGATGTCGAGCAGCGGCCCGTACGAGATCTTGCGGTGGACCGGACCCTCCCGCAGCGGCGTCGGCACCCACTCGTGGTAGGCCTGCCGGGCCCGCCCGGCCAGCACGTCCACCCGCTTCTCGGTGTAACGGGCGTCCTCCAGGATCTCCCCCGGGTACCAGTTGTTGGTCACCTCGTGGTCGTCCCACTGGTTGATCTGCGGCACCTCGGCCGCGAACCCGCGATAGGCGTCATCGAGCAGGTTGTACGCGTACTGCCCGCGGTACTCCTGGAGCGTCTCGGCGACCTTGAGCTTCTCCTCGGTGATCACGTTGCGCCAGATCCGCCCGTCGGGCAGCGTCACCGTCTCGGCCAGCGGCCCGTCGGCATACACCGTGTCCCCACTGTGCAGCAGAAAGTCCGGCCGCCGGCGGCGCATCGACTCGAAAAGCTTCATTCCCCCGTACGCGGGATCGATGCCCCACCCCTGCCCGGCCACATCACCGGTCCAGACGAAGCGAACATCCCCCCGGCGTACGGGCGCCGTGCGCAGCGACCCGCTGACCGGCGCGCCGAACAGCCCCGGCCGTTCCAGGCTCTCGGCCCGCACCCGGTAGTGGAGCCGCTCCCCCGCGGGCAGCCCGCGCAGCGTCACCTTGCCGGTGAAGTCCGTCGCCGGCGTCACCACCGGCCCTCGCAGCACCCGCGCTCCCCGGAAGTCGGGCCGCTTGCTGACGTGCACCCACAGCCGCGCCGGCCGATCCGCCCGGCTCCACACCACAGCGGACCCGGCCCGGGCGTCACCGCTCTGCACGCCATGGGTGAGCACGGGCCGGGAACCGGCCGACGAGAAGGCCGGCGCCCCACCGGCCAGGCTGACAACGCCACCGGCCACACCGGCCCGAAGCAGATTCCGTCGCGAGATCGAGGTCATGACTCCGATACCTATCGATCCCGCATGACCCCCGGGTAGCCGGACCCTGAACACCACCCCGTGATCTCGACCAGGATCGATGAACCCGCCCGAACCGCGGCGCCTCTACGATTCGAGGGTGATTCGGATCGAGATCGATGAGCCGACGCTGTCGCGCACCCGGATCGCGATCAGTCCGCTGGCCGAGGTGTTCTGCAGTCTCACTCTGCTGCAGCGCAACCCCGGGACCGTGCCCTGGCCGTACGAGGACTGGGCCCGCCGCGCCCGGGGTCTGACCGCGTCGGTGTCGCTCTACCTGTCGTTGCCGTCGGTGTCGCCGGACTTCCTGTGCCCGCCGCCGCTCACCGCGATGCCTACCATCGCCGAGCAGCTCGATCAGGTGCGGGCCACGCCGGCCGAAGTGATCGAGCACGAGATCGCCAAGCACTATCCGGACGGTGACGTGCTGCCGGGGCTGCGGCCGTTCCTGGACGACCGGCAGGCCGCGCTCGACCGGCTCGCCGACGGTGTCCGGGCGTACTGGGACGCGGCGCTCGCGCCCTCCTGGCCGGCCATGCGGGCCGCGCTCGACGAGGAAGTGCTGCTGCGGGCGCGGGCGCTGGCCGCCGACGGGCCGGACGCGCTGCTGGCCAAGCTGCACGAGCGGATCCGCTGGG from the Paractinoplanes abujensis genome contains:
- a CDS encoding lysophospholipid acyltransferase family protein; protein product: MPLLYTIGKLTVGNVMMLGWRPRVEGLEHIPKTGGVIFAGNHLSVADELFLGSVQPRHLAFWAKSDYFNGTGIKGWFNRSLMNGLGAIRVERGGGRAALTAFDGAIPVLKAGDAVAIYPEGTRSPDGKLYRGRTGTARLAVAAGVPIIPVGMIGTEKVQPIGQLLPKPARGAVTVKFGKPIDPEGRGDDRTSLRALTDELMAEIQKLTGQEYVPRYAPAKPTKD
- the ileS gene encoding isoleucine--tRNA ligase gives rise to the protein MAYPQHTDASGVPASPDLPAVERAVLEHWAADKTFEASVEQRPAGTNGSNEYVFYDGPPFANGLPHYGHLFTGYVKDLVPRYQAMRGKHVERRFGWDTHGLPAEVEAEKQLGITTKAQIVELGIDKFNEACRSSVLAYTKDWERYVTRQARWVDFADDYKTLDPSYMESVMWAFKTLHDKGLVYEGFRVLAYCFRCETPLSNTETRMDDVYRDRTDPALTVTFRLETGEDIAVWTTTPWTLPSNLALAVGPSLQYAILEKDGRRLIMGASRVPSYGKELEGWTQVGTVLGSELAGRRYEPLFDFLVEQGGPNAFQVLAADYVSDEDGTGVVHQAPAFGEDDQNVCNAAGIPTVVTVDDHTRFTALVPDWQGVQVFEANKPIIADLKGRGVVLRHEGYTHSYPHCWRCDTPLVYKAVSSWFVAVTKFRDRMVELNQEITWTPAHIKDGSFGKWLANARDWSISRNRFWGSPIPVWKSDDPNYPRVDVYGSFEEMQRDFGVTIEDLHRPYVDELTRPNPDDPTGKSTMRRVPEVLDCWFESGSMPFAQVHYPFENKDWFEHHYPGDFIVEYIGQTRGWFYTMHVLATALFDRPAFRNCLSHGILLGEDGRKMSKSLRNYPDVYKVFDSYGSDAMRWMLMSSPVLRGGDMPVTEVAIRDSVRQVLLPLWNVWYFFTLYANASGHVAAFRTDSRDLLDRYVLAKTNELVTDVQRQMDEYDISGAAGSIRSFLDALTNWYVRRSRDRFWAGSEDAFDTLATVLETLCRVVAPLAPLTAEEIWRGLTGGRSVHLTDWPAAADFPADHELVASMDAIREVASAALSLRKARGLRVRLPLAKLTVATADASALQSLGDLVADEVNVKDVVFTGDVAAYCEQVLTVVPRVLGPRVGRQVQQVIKAVKAGEWQLVDGAPVAAGVTLAEGEYELKLVAADVENSAPLPGGAGVVVLDTAVTPELTAEGLARDVIRVVQQARRDAGLDVSDRISLVVSAAGPVRAAVETHREFVAAETLATLLTSVEAGESGFAGEVGEGDQVTVRVAKAV
- a CDS encoding alkaline phosphatase D family protein codes for the protein MTSISRRNLLRAGVAGGVVSLAGGAPAFSSAGSRPVLTHGVQSGDARAGSAVVWSRADRPARLWVHVSKRPDFRGARVLRGPVVTPATDFTGKVTLRGLPAGERLHYRVRAESLERPGLFGAPVSGSLRTAPVRRGDVRFVWTGDVAGQGWGIDPAYGGMKLFESMRRRRPDFLLHSGDTVYADGPLAETVTLPDGRIWRNVITEEKLKVAETLQEYRGQYAYNLLDDAYRGFAAEVPQINQWDDHEVTNNWYPGEILEDARYTEKRVDVLAGRARQAYHEWVPTPLREGPVHRKISYGPLLDIFVLDMRTFKDVNDGNTYADPNRGLLGREQREWLIRGLRESRATWKVIANDLPLGLVVPDGAAAQEGVAQGDPGAPKGRELEFAQVLQSAHRHGVTGIVLLTADVHYTQAVHYDPARAAVQDFTPFWEFVSGPAHAGAFGPNALDGTFGPRTHFVNAPPVANTSPADGFQHFGEVEIDGESRAFTVNLRDRDGKSLWSTTLPAPRR
- a CDS encoding ArsR/SmtB family transcription factor, giving the protein MIRIEIDEPTLSRTRIAISPLAEVFCSLTLLQRNPGTVPWPYEDWARRARGLTASVSLYLSLPSVSPDFLCPPPLTAMPTIAEQLDQVRATPAEVIEHEIAKHYPDGDVLPGLRPFLDDRQAALDRLADGVRAYWDAALAPSWPAMRAALDEEVLLRARALAADGPDALLAKLHERIRWERPVLTLVKPLEQSFRAVNQRLLLVPLIFSRGALLCSCDQPDLVMVTYQSRGAAALAGTPVPAADDRLAVLLGRGRAAVLRALTTPATTTGLATSLGLAPSTISEHLTGLLAAGVVHRRRAGRRVLYGLEPAGVALVRLLGEDSARTEFVS